From the Bacillus tuaregi genome, one window contains:
- the sstT gene encoding serine/threonine transporter SstT codes for MKNLILKWNQVSLVKRILVGLVVGILLALTIPENVKWVSVFGSLFVGALKAVAPILVLFLVMNAISGHKKGQKTNMRSIVGLYAIGTFLAGFVAVVASFLFPVTLKLTTGAEDLTPPGGIVEVLQTLLFNIVDNPVHALMNANYIGILAWALLLGFVLRNAADSTKNMLSNFSDAISQIVKWVINLAPIGIMGLVFDAISTNGLSALVDYGQLLLVLLGCMFFIALVVNPIIVFAYTRKNPYPLVIKTISESGMTAFFTRSSAANIPVNMNLCKKLDLDEDTYSVSIPLGATINMAGAAVTIAVLTLAAAHTLGIEVDFGTALILSVLSAVSAAGASGVAGGSLLLIPLACSLFGISNDIAMQVVGVGFIIGVLQDSCETALNSSSDVLFTATAEYAKKRKEGQAFTITTKQVG; via the coding sequence ATGAAAAATCTAATACTCAAGTGGAACCAGGTCAGCCTGGTTAAACGAATTCTTGTAGGTTTAGTTGTCGGTATACTCTTAGCCTTAACCATTCCAGAAAATGTAAAATGGGTTTCCGTTTTTGGCTCTTTATTCGTAGGTGCATTAAAGGCAGTTGCACCCATATTAGTTCTATTCTTAGTAATGAACGCGATCTCCGGACATAAAAAAGGTCAGAAAACCAATATGAGATCGATTGTTGGCTTATATGCTATTGGTACATTCCTAGCTGGCTTTGTAGCGGTAGTTGCTAGCTTCCTATTCCCGGTCACATTAAAACTAACTACTGGTGCTGAGGATTTAACACCTCCTGGCGGTATTGTAGAAGTATTACAAACTCTACTATTTAACATTGTTGACAATCCAGTGCATGCTCTCATGAATGCCAATTACATTGGGATTCTGGCTTGGGCTCTGCTTCTTGGTTTTGTCTTAAGGAACGCGGCTGATTCAACTAAAAATATGCTTTCAAATTTTTCTGATGCGATCTCGCAAATTGTGAAATGGGTCATTAACCTTGCCCCAATCGGAATCATGGGTCTTGTGTTTGATGCCATTTCTACAAATGGACTTTCAGCTCTAGTAGACTACGGACAATTACTACTCGTATTACTAGGATGTATGTTTTTTATTGCTTTAGTTGTCAATCCAATTATCGTATTCGCTTATACTCGTAAAAATCCATATCCACTTGTGATTAAAACAATCAGCGAAAGCGGGATGACAGCGTTCTTTACTCGAAGCTCTGCTGCCAACATCCCCGTTAATATGAACTTATGTAAAAAGCTAGATTTGGATGAGGATACTTATTCCGTTTCCATCCCATTAGGCGCAACGATTAATATGGCTGGTGCTGCAGTGACAATTGCCGTATTAACCCTTGCAGCAGCTCATACACTAGGTATTGAGGTTGATTTTGGAACTGCTCTCATTCTTTCGGTCCTATCAGCAGTTTCTGCTGCAGGTGCATCAGGTGTTGCCGGCGGGTCTCTTTTACTTATTCCACTAGCCTGTAGCTTATTTGGAATATCGAATGATATTGCTATGCAGGTTGTTGGAGTCGGCTTCATCATCGGCGTGCTACAGGATTCATGCGAAACGGCTCTGAACTCCTCTTCTGACGTTCTTTTTACAGCTACAGCTGAATATGCAAAAAAACGTAAGGAAGGTCAGGCTTTTACTATTACAACAAAGCAGGTTGGCTAA
- a CDS encoding IS110 family RNA-guided transposase encodes MDFNENQKINQVTENTLVVGIDIAKRKHFACFVDDRGRVLQKSFPVLQSSDGFQWFYQRILTAMKEYEKTEVIVGIEPTGHYWLNLAYFLEERGIPLVMTNPLHVKKSKELDDNLPTKHDRKDALVIARLIKDGRFSYPRILKDMEAELRVGSTFRGKLTEELSAVKNMIIRWLDRYFPEFTQVFPSFGKMAMAVLECTPFPSDLHQKQADEVLSLYRKIEGLKSPQRPKAVRLIEVAAYSIGVTEGREMARIEIATLVRRYHQLEQDIERITGHLVELVKTSVEYEWLSTVPGLGDTTIVDLLAEIGSFSYYEDPRQLIKLAGLTLRESSSGQHKGQKRISKRGRRKLRALLFRVMMPMIRHNEAFRKLHEYYTNRQVNPLRKKQSIVVLCGKLLKVLHGISTKHKAFDAQRMMKDIPSLAETI; translated from the coding sequence GTGGATTTTAACGAAAATCAGAAAATAAATCAAGTCACCGAGAATACACTCGTAGTCGGAATTGACATTGCCAAGCGAAAACATTTTGCTTGCTTTGTAGATGACCGTGGTCGGGTGCTCCAAAAATCTTTCCCAGTATTACAGTCTAGTGATGGCTTCCAGTGGTTTTATCAACGTATTTTGACTGCAATGAAAGAATACGAAAAAACGGAGGTCATTGTTGGGATTGAACCAACAGGCCATTACTGGCTAAATTTAGCCTATTTCCTTGAAGAACGGGGTATTCCCCTGGTCATGACCAACCCTTTGCACGTTAAAAAGTCAAAGGAATTGGATGACAATTTACCAACAAAACATGACCGTAAAGATGCGCTAGTAATCGCTCGTCTTATTAAAGATGGACGCTTCAGTTATCCACGTATCTTGAAAGACATGGAGGCTGAACTTCGTGTTGGATCAACGTTTAGAGGGAAATTGACAGAGGAACTTAGTGCTGTCAAAAACATGATTATACGCTGGTTAGATCGCTATTTTCCTGAGTTTACTCAGGTCTTTCCGTCATTTGGAAAGATGGCAATGGCTGTACTAGAATGTACCCCATTTCCGAGTGATCTCCATCAGAAACAAGCTGATGAGGTTTTATCCCTTTATCGAAAGATCGAGGGGCTCAAATCTCCCCAACGACCAAAAGCAGTGCGCCTCATTGAAGTCGCTGCTTATTCCATTGGAGTAACAGAAGGACGTGAGATGGCCCGTATTGAAATCGCCACGCTCGTTCGCCGTTACCATCAGCTGGAACAAGATATCGAGAGGATTACGGGGCACTTAGTTGAGCTTGTAAAAACTTCTGTAGAGTACGAGTGGCTATCAACGGTACCAGGACTAGGAGATACAACGATAGTTGATTTATTAGCTGAAATCGGAAGCTTTTCATACTATGAAGACCCACGCCAACTAATCAAACTCGCGGGGTTGACATTACGAGAGAGTTCTTCCGGACAGCACAAAGGGCAAAAGCGCATCTCCAAACGTGGCAGAAGAAAGCTGCGTGCCCTCCTATTTAGAGTCATGATGCCGATGATTCGCCATAATGAAGCTTTTAGAAAACTGCACGAATATTATACAAATCGTCAGGTTAATCCATTACGTAAGAAGCAGTCCATCGTGGTTCTATGCGGAAAACTATTAAAAGTGTTACATGGAATCAGCACGAAGCACAAAGCATTTGATGCGCAGCGAATGATGAAGGATATTCCGAGTCTCGCAGAGACTATATAG
- a CDS encoding universal stress protein has translation MLSLCSRIVVPYDDSELSRKALEKAILLAKQDEKIELDVLHVVNPIIFYNESPIYNLEQLQEIQREIGEAMIFELKERLADLRNKTRTFLVEGNPGQMILEFVKKNDADLIVMGCRGLGGLKGAFLGSVSHYVVQKAACPVMIVK, from the coding sequence ATGCTTTCATTATGTTCACGAATTGTGGTGCCTTATGATGACTCCGAATTAAGTAGAAAGGCCTTGGAAAAGGCCATTCTACTTGCAAAACAGGATGAGAAAATTGAATTGGACGTGCTTCATGTAGTCAATCCGATTATTTTTTACAATGAAAGCCCTATTTATAATTTGGAACAATTACAGGAGATCCAACGTGAAATTGGTGAGGCGATGATATTTGAATTAAAGGAAAGATTAGCAGACCTGCGAAATAAAACGAGAACCTTTTTAGTAGAAGGGAATCCAGGTCAGATGATTTTGGAATTTGTAAAGAAAAATGACGCAGATCTCATTGTCATGGGTTGTCGGGGACTCGGCGGTTTGAAGGGTGCCTTTCTGGGGAGTGTAAGCCATTACGTCGTACAAAAGGCTGCATGCCCAGTTATGATTGTTAAATAA
- a CDS encoding 3-ketoacyl-ACP reductase → MVQSLKGKVAIITGAGKGIGKAIALALASEGVRVGLLARTEHDLKAVVSEVEALGGKAAYAAVDVSSLEDVERVVQQISDELGTIDILINNAGIGKFATLLEMDPDEWKRIIDVNLMGLYYVTRTVLPQLMDKNQGDIINISSTNGLNGAATSSAYSASKFGVIGLTESLAQEVRRNNIRVTALTPSTVATELAIKTNLIDENNDKKYMQPEDIAEFVVAQLKLHPRIYVKTASFLATNPF, encoded by the coding sequence TTGGTTCAATCATTAAAAGGAAAAGTAGCCATTATAACAGGTGCTGGGAAAGGGATTGGAAAGGCCATTGCACTTGCTTTAGCAAGTGAAGGGGTAAGAGTTGGTTTGCTCGCAAGAACCGAGCACGACTTAAAGGCCGTTGTAAGTGAGGTAGAAGCTCTAGGAGGAAAAGCTGCTTATGCAGCAGTTGACGTTTCTTCTCTGGAGGATGTAGAACGAGTAGTACAGCAAATATCTGACGAGTTAGGAACGATTGATATTCTCATTAATAATGCAGGAATCGGGAAGTTTGCTACGCTCCTAGAAATGGACCCGGATGAGTGGAAGAGGATTATTGATGTTAATTTGATGGGCCTTTACTATGTAACTCGTACAGTGCTTCCTCAATTAATGGATAAAAATCAGGGGGATATCATAAATATATCGTCCACAAACGGGTTAAACGGGGCAGCGACATCCAGTGCATACAGTGCCTCAAAATTTGGTGTTATTGGATTGACGGAATCCTTAGCACAGGAGGTCCGCCGAAATAATATCCGTGTAACAGCCTTAACTCCGAGCACAGTTGCAACAGAGCTTGCAATTAAAACGAACTTAATCGACGAAAACAATGATAAAAAATATATGCAGCCGGAAGATATTGCTGAATTTGTTGTAGCTCAATTAAAGCTACATCCAAGAATCTATGTAAAAACAGCGAGTTTCTTGGCTACAAATCCCTTCTAA